TTTTTCTCACCTTGGGTGAGGAGCTGAGGCCCGGAGAAATCTGTACAAACCAACCTTGTAAACTAACCCTTATCTTCCTAGTTACTTTTCCACAATACACTACCCTAACCCCAACCCCCTTGCCTTGTGTTTTCAGCTTACTACTCTTTGTCCAACTCAGTATATAAGTGTTCAACTCTAACtgcttctttgggtcttcatttccttatgaggGTAACTTTGTCATGGAAAAACATTGGTGTACCCCAGtgtctaaatatataaatatatatgtatttatattaacgTAAAACGAATGgtatgtttttctcctgttaacctgttttatgtcaatttaattcttaggccTGCCAAAAAACCCTAAGAGGGCAGAAGTAAGATCCTCCCCTATACCAGGATAAGATACTTCtaggaagatagaaaaataagcaCAAGGGCTCTGAGACTGGAACATGCTTGGTCTGTTCCACAAACAGCAAAAAGGTCAGTTAAGACAAAGAAATGTGACAGCAAATGAGATCAGAGGGTGGCCACGGCCCAGAGCATGCAAAGCCATCTAGGTAGGGTGACAAACTCACCCTGTTTGCCTGAGACTTTATTCAAGTTTTAACATTGAAAGTTCCACATCCCCAGAGACCCCTGAAATTCAGGCAAACTGGAATTTTTGGCTACCCTCCTTGTAGGCTGGGATAAAGACATTGGCTTTTATTATGAAGATGGAAAACCACTGGAATGTTCTCACGGTGGACATGACATCTTTTGAAATAATCACTCTTGTTGCTgggttgagaaaaaaaaacaagctatcAAAAGCGAAAACAAAGACTAGTTAGGAGCCATTATGGTCATCTGGACAAAAGGTGATTGTGGCTTGTCCAGGAGTAAGTAGCACAGAATGTAGTGAAAGGTGCTCTGATTGACTGGTAACATAGAGCTGACTGGGTTGGATTAAGTTGTAAGAGAAAGAGCTCAAACAGGACGGCAAGGTTTCTGAGCTGAGCCCCTGGAAGCCTCCATTTATTGAGGTGGGGAATACTGGAGGAAGAACAGATTTGGGGTGTTTATGTGTTCAGATATCTAATTTGGACAAGTCAAGTTTGAGATGTCCATTAGGTACTGGAGTAGATATGTCAAAAATGCAGGTGGATATGTGGCAAGCTTCATTATGAAGTTTGAGGTGGGTGGAAGGAAACTGCTAAAAGTATAGGGGTGATTAAAAACTCCCTCCTAAAAACAGCCATTGGGATTGAGAAACATACAGAAGTTGACACAATCATAGGCACTGTCACTACAACCTGAACTGACACTTAGGGCTAGGCCATGGCGTTTTCCTGTTGAGCATAAACCATTTCACAGAACACAGAACATATCAATAGTGAGACCAAGAACAGAAAGGGGGCCCAAGAAGTGAGCCGTAGGTACTCTAGAGCACATACTGGAATAGAGTTTCTCTATTCTTTCAATAGGGCTGTATAGCCTTCCATTTGTTATGGACTGTTTGTATCCtcacaaattcatatattgaaattttaATCCCCtatatgatggtattaggaggttgGGCCCTTGGGTAGTGATTAGGCCATGAGGATGGAGCACTCGTGAATGGAATTCGTGCCCTGTAGACATAAGAGACTTCAGAAAGCTCTCTGGCCCttccctctgccatgtgaggcCACAGCAAGGCAAGTCTATGAACCAGGAACTGGggtctcaccagacaccaaatcctGTCTGAAACTGTCCTGTCTGAATCTgccagtaccttgatcttggactcccagcctTGAGAAATcagtttgttgtttaagccacagtCTGTGGCATTTTCATTATAGCAGCCTGGGTAAGACACGATTTCATGGGTATAGATAATATCCAGTCCTTCCAGTgacaatttacatttctatttacatttccactaattatttttatattattatacatattatacatataatatatattatgttattataattattctacgttatttacatttctatttattattacaGTGTATTGCAGTAAGTGGTGTTTAAATTCTTACTGATCTGATCCAGACTCACCATTTATAGGTTGGTGATTCCCCAATTTTCCTCTAAACCAAAGCAGACCTCTCACTTGAACTCGAGAATCTTTCCCAACTGCCTATTCAGTATCCTCTTGTGTCAGAGAGACATGTTAGCAGAGTAGCTTGCTCTCCGAAGCAGCCGCCAATATACTCAAGCATTAAATCAAAGCTATTCAGTTGTCCGATTTATCAATTTGGGGACATACTTCAAAACACTTACtgtgtttgtggggtttttttattttgtctgacagagagcagagggagctgcaggcatagggagagggagaagcaggctccagctgagcagagcccgacgtgagccgaaggcagacacttaacccactgagccacccaggcgcccctcaaaactTGGTGACCATGTGTGAAAGCTTCGTTCAAAAACCCCAAACCTTACAATTTgcaggaggcagaagaaagagggagaggagctgGGCGGAGGGACGAAGGCGGAGGATGCAAGACTGTCGCCAGAGCCAGTGGCCTCAAAGGAGGACGCGCCCCCCTCAAGCCCTCAAGGTTGGGCCCTGCCACAGGCCTTAGGGTCTCGAGCAACCCGAGGCCTGAATCCGAACAGACCCCCTTCGCCTACTAAGTGGGAAGTTTCCAAACTCTGCTTGGCCAGGCGCCTCGGGGCGGCCGGGTACCCGAGCCCGACACTGGAAAGGCCGAGGCAGCGCGAAGCCCAAGACCCCCGGCGGCAGCCTCAGAGGCGCCCACTGCGGGGCCTGCTCCTCTCTCCGGACGCCACTGAGGGGCACACAGCGAGGACTGGACGTTCGGCGCCTCCGCGCAGGGCCTTTCAGCCCACCTGGCTCCCTGGGAGGCGGGCAGCGGCCGCCCGCAAATACGCGTTATTTACCGGCCCGAGCCCTCCTAAAGCGAACGAGAGCTGGGCGGCAACGGAAGCCCTGGCGCCACCCGCGCGCTTCCCGGCAGGGAGCGTGGCTCGTACTTACTGCCTCCACAGGCGCGCAGGGGCAGGCGGGGGCCTTGCGGAGAAGAGCTGTGGGGGTCAGGCCCGCTCCTTCCGCCGGAGGCCCGGCACCTCCCCACTGGCTCCGCCCCCCGACAGCCCCTACTCCTGATTGGCGCAAAACCCGCGCCGCGCACTACGCAGCCCACTCATTGGCTGAGCGAGCATCCAGCGGCCGCGGTGTTGTCAGGCTTGTGTTGACAACGAAAAGGCAAGTAACCACGTAAAATAAAAGCTCCATAAACCCAACAAAACCGGGGACACAAGGCGCGTACAGCCCTTTTGGAGAGAGGGTGGGCGGCCCTAAAAAGGGCCTTTAGAGAACTTTGGAAAACAAACGAAGACGAGGCCTTTAGCCCCCGAAGCCGTAGAGAGTGCGGCCCTGGCGCTTGAGCGCGTAGACCACGTCCATGGCCGTGACCGTCTTGCGCTTGGCGTGCTCCGTGTAGGTGACGGCGTCCCGGATCACGTTCTCCAGGAACACCTTGAGCACCCCGCGGGTCTCCTCGTAGATGAGGCCGGAGATGCGCTTGACGCCGCCGCGCCGGGCCAGCCGCCGGATGGCGGGCTTGGTGATACCCTGGATGTTGTCGCGCAGCACCTTGCGGTGGCGCTTGGCGCCGCCCTTGCCCAGGCCCTTCCCGCCCTTGCCGCGGCCAGACATGGTTGCTCGGAAGCTCTGTGCGAGTTCGACACAGAAGTGGCTCTGCGCCTCCGGCAGGAGAAATTATAAGCAGAGGCCGGACCTCGTTGAGAACTGAAAGCGCGCGCGGGAACCGCGGCCCCGCTGCCCCACCCCGGGCTCCGCCCCTCTCCGGGCCGATCTCCGATGACTGTGGCACAGGGAGCAGGGCGGTTTCCCGCGGAAGCTCTGGATTGTCCTGAGCGCCGTGGTATTTGTAGCTGCAGCTCTTCCTATGAGAAAGTGAGTAGGGGCTTCTAGTTTACCACGAAGTACTGTCGTTCCCATTCAGAAGGGAATGATTGTTAGCCGGGAAGGGAACCCTCAGATGCCACCCCAAAAGAGGAGTGTAGGAGTTCAGGACAAACCGTCTCCACACAGGCCACTTTGGTAGgaagggtagcagaatatgccacccccaaatatgcctctttggcataaggactGTTTGTGAGCAAGTCATTTTTAAGAAACACCAGACACAGGAGAATCTCTAAAATCAGAGTAGAACTCTGTCTTAAGGGACATGTTACATTTATACAGGAGATCTCAATCTGTAAGTGTCTCCCTCTCAGTACCAGAAAGAGAAGGATGATTAAATCACCAGACAGTTTTGTCCATGGAGAAGGCCCGAGCCTAATTCTGCATCACAACCTTGTTTACCTTTTCCCGGTAACCCGTCCCCGGCTCCCTGTGCACTCCGCTCGCACACCGACATCTTTTAGCTGAAGACGGTATTTAAGGCGGTGGCTTGGGCCTTTCCTGGGAGTTTTACTCAGTTCTTCAGAGGATCTCTCATGTATACAGGACGTATACGTGTTATTAAACTGCTGTTGGTTTTTCTCATTACTCTTTTATTACAGGGTTCTCAGCTAAGAACTCAGAAGGGTAGGGGAAagttattttccctcttttacagctgtgtgaccttgtaaCCTTGCCttagttttcttcatttgtaaaggtGGAGTGATGATACTGCCCATGTAGCTTTTGTGAAGATTTAAATTAACTAATGTAAGCAAAGGCCTAGAACAGAGATTGGCACAAAGAAGTCCTACGTAAATGTGCCTGGATTTTAGCTGGTATTATTACTTAAAGAATCTGTCTGGAGTTGGGAGATTGCCCTGAACACTCATTTTCAAGCTTTTACTCTGAATACAATATAGACAACACAGATACATATATTATAGtgaaagtttttgttgttgttgtttgtttcattttttatttttttttaagattttatttattaatttgacagagagagacacagtgagagagggaacacaagcagggggagtgggagagggagaagcaggcttcccgctgagcagggagcctgatgcggggctcaatcccaggaccctgggctcatgacctgagctgaaggcagacgcttaacgactgagccacccaaggtgcccctgtttgtttgttttaaatcacatttaataaaatacaagACATTGATGATTTCTGGTTTTTTGGGTTTGTCTTCAATTGcagtatagctgacatacaatattatcctagttttaggtgtacaacatagtgaattGATGGTTCTACACACTATGAAGTGCTCATCGTGATGTGTTGTGTTACCACCTGTTACCATACAAAGTCATTATAATATGATTagattccctatgctgtactttgcatccctgtgacttatttattgtataactggaagtttgtgtctcttaatctccttcacctattttgtttcttaccccccacccccacaactaCCAATTTgttctatttgtctgttttgtttttttagattgcaCGTattcagtgaaatcatatggtatttgactttctctgtctgacttagttCATTTAGCGtataccctctaagtccatccatatGAATaataagatttcatcctttttttatgctaatattccattgttacacagttgacccttgaaaaagtCAGGGGTTGGGGTACTGGCTGctacacagttgaaaatccacgtataacttttgaaTCCCCCCTCAAAACTACCAATACCGTACTGTTAATTAGAAGCCTTACTGATGACATAgtctattaacacatattttgtacgtCCTATGTATTCTATACTCTATTCTTATTATAAagcaaactaaagaaaatatcaagaaaatcataaggaagagaaaaacatttacagtagtgtatcatatttattgaaaaaaatctataaataaatgggctcatgcagttcaaacctgcgttgttcaagggtcaactctataTACCGTAtattctttagccattcatctattgatCGACAAGACTCTGATCCTACATGACATGTTAAATATGGTTGTctgaaaaatattcctttgtgtccTCTCCCAGGGTGCACTGACTCTGTCCTTCAGTCAAGCCTGGAATGCAGTTCACATCTCTAAACTGACTTCCCACTGTTGTGTTCAGTCTCCCTAAAACACTCATTGATTAGTAAGTCACTTCTCCTGGGATGACTGGAAGGACTACTACTAAATTTTTTAGTCTGAAAAATGCACCCTGACCTtgccttcctcctcttttctgaAAGTCTGTAACAAACCAAAAGTGTGGTTTTAGACAACAACAGCGTTAGCTGTAAACTTTAGCCTGTGTGGTAATATCACTTTGTGGTGCCTGGGAAAGAAAAACTCTCTGTGACCGAGGACGTTGCAACAACCGTTTAAAAGATACAATCTGTAAGTTAaacactccttttttttctccagcatgACCTTAGTCACACCGCTAATGTAATAAAGGCTTAATGCATTAATATTAAAATGCTGGCACAACCTTTGGTCCAATATGTTcagtaaattttcttttacaaatgcGAATTTCTTCCATTCTTTGGTTTTCAAATACCTGCTGAAGTTTCATTTCCAAACTGAGCAACAAAGTAATGCCAAATGAAAAGGAACTTTAGAAGTTaaagtttgcatttttatttcaatttaaaaaaatcttagaatataAGGGAAAATAATACACAGCTCAGGATAATTCATAGCATTTATACAATGCTCTGTGTCCAAAAATCAACTCATAGTATCCCAATAACAGTTCTGAGGTGGGTAGTATTACCCCCATTTTTCTGATGATGGAGAAATCAATTT
Above is a window of Zalophus californianus isolate mZalCal1 chromosome 7, mZalCal1.pri.v2, whole genome shotgun sequence DNA encoding:
- the LOC118357174 gene encoding histone H4, which encodes MSGRGKGGKGLGKGGAKRHRKVLRDNIQGITKPAIRRLARRGGVKRISGLIYEETRGVLKVFLENVIRDAVTYTEHAKRKTVTAMDVVYALKRQGRTLYGFGG